In Sphingobacterium sp. PCS056, the following proteins share a genomic window:
- a CDS encoding lipocalin family protein, with protein MKKIVTIIVLFVTVFVASCSKDEASIDGSESIVGRWVLQEMQELNTMKKVPYTDGIEYSFKADGTFTGITVEIDFDEIEPVWIKVPVSGKYKFSSDRQEITITENGRQQEVFDVYTLTTKKMILRGKYQDFEVQSTFTKK; from the coding sequence ATGAAAAAAATAGTAACAATTATTGTTCTTTTTGTAACGGTGTTTGTTGCATCTTGTTCAAAAGATGAGGCTTCCATAGATGGATCTGAAAGTATTGTTGGACGTTGGGTTCTGCAAGAGATGCAAGAGTTAAATACAATGAAAAAAGTTCCTTATACCGATGGAATCGAATATTCGTTTAAAGCTGACGGTACCTTCACAGGTATTACAGTCGAAATCGATTTTGACGAAATTGAACCCGTTTGGATAAAAGTCCCAGTTTCGGGTAAGTACAAATTTTCTTCGGATAGACAAGAAATCACAATAACAGAAAATGGTCGTCAACAAGAAGTATTTGATGTCTATACTCTGACAACAAAAAAGATGATTCTACGGGGTAAATATCAAGATTTTGAAGTGCAATCTACATTTACTAAAAAATAG
- a CDS encoding helix-turn-helix domain-containing protein: protein METYLNNNFEVLRLEMKVTNREFAAILGVREQVYSRIKKGEYPIGLTMKTRIENAFPQVNYDWLLYNRGNREKRESFVQSDAVSMVSVGNGKSIGYFSDEVKFMDENKNNIFFEVSPGRYLMQTKLVTEKAKAGYLSGFSDSEYMDELPAHFITVNEFHRGVYRSFEVSGDSMTDGTDASVLDGDIVTGRLIKRELWLSKFHTHKYRYWVIVHRYEGVIIKEISHHDVEKGILTLHSLNADKVKYPDFTITLDDVDQIFNVVDISRSL, encoded by the coding sequence ATGGAAACTTACCTAAATAATAATTTTGAGGTATTACGCTTGGAAATGAAAGTGACCAATCGCGAATTTGCGGCTATTTTAGGTGTGCGGGAACAGGTGTATTCGCGCATCAAAAAAGGCGAATATCCCATAGGTTTGACCATGAAAACCCGTATAGAAAATGCATTTCCGCAGGTCAATTATGATTGGTTGCTTTACAATCGTGGAAATCGTGAAAAGCGCGAATCCTTTGTTCAGTCGGATGCGGTTTCTATGGTCAGTGTAGGAAACGGAAAATCCATCGGTTATTTTTCTGATGAAGTGAAATTTATGGATGAAAATAAAAACAACATCTTTTTTGAAGTTTCCCCTGGCCGCTATTTGATGCAGACCAAATTGGTGACCGAAAAAGCAAAAGCGGGTTACTTATCTGGTTTTTCCGATTCTGAATATATGGATGAGCTGCCCGCACATTTTATCACGGTCAATGAGTTTCATAGGGGTGTATACCGTTCTTTTGAGGTTAGTGGTGATAGTATGACTGACGGTACAGATGCAAGTGTCTTGGATGGCGATATCGTTACCGGACGTTTGATCAAAAGGGAGTTGTGGCTATCTAAATTCCATACCCATAAATATCGCTATTGGGTTATTGTACATCGTTATGAAGGGGTCATTATTAAAGAAATCAGCCATCATGATGTAGAAAAAGGTATCCTTACACTGCATTCCCTGAATGCCGATAAAGTCAAATATCCGGACTTTACCATTACACTCGACGATGTCGATCAGATTTTTAATGTCGTGGATATCAGTCGGTCTTTATAA